AGGGATTTAAAGAGCTGGCAGGCCGGATAAAAGAGGCATACAACACGACGTTCTTCAACACTGACTCGGCAAAATACGACAACAACACGGTAACGGCAAACATGCTGTCACTCCGGCTGGGCCTGGTTCCCGAAGGAAAGGAACAGCAAGTGTTTGAAAATATCGTTCAAAAAACAGAAGTCGATTTTAACGGACACGTCAGTACCGGTGTGCTGGGGATACAGCAGTTGATGCGTGGACTTACACAGTACGGAAACGTGGACCTTGCCTACAAAATTGCGACAAATGAGACCTATCCGAGCTGGGGGTACATGATCAAAAAAGGTGCTACCACCATTTGGGAACTTTGGAACGGGGATACAGCCGACCCGGCAATGAACTCCGCCAATCACGTCATGTTGCTCGGAGATCTCATCATCTGGTATTACGAAGATTTGGCCGGAATTAAAAATTATCCCGGGAGTGTAGCTTACAAAAAGTTGTGGATGGAACCCCGGTTTCCTGAAGGACTTTCACATGTGAAAGCTTCGTACAAATCGGTTTACGGAGAAATCAAGAGCGAATGGACAAAAGAAAACGGGTCGTTTAACTGGAACATCTCTATTCCGGGAAACACTTCCGCTGTGGTGAAATTGCCGAAAGAGCTACAAATCATAAAACCGGGTCAAAATGGCGTAAGAAGCTTTAAGGAAACCGACTCGGGAGTTGAAATAGAATTAGGATCAGGCAACTATACCCTGTCCAACCGGTAACCGGTAGTTTGAATTGAACAAATCGTTAATAAAGGAAATAAACTGACTTTTAGACAGGGGCAACGGCTTTTATTTAAATATTTTCTTACTTTTGTAAGTTGAATATCGAATTATAAGTAAGAATGAAAAGGTTACCCGCTGAAATTACAATAACGGTCACTTTATTTTTAACGATTTGTTCAATTTCGCTTTCTGCTCAGGAGAGTACGACAAAATCCACCAATCAAGCTACGCTTCTGGGAGTGGGCAAATCTTTTCTGACTGACACCTATTTATCTCCTTTAGAGTACAGAGGGTTGACTATGTCTTTGTTGCACGACCGCATCAGTCCCACCAAGCACTTCAACGAAAAGTTACTCCTGCAGCAGCAGTTTCAAATACAACTGGCATTTACCAAAAATCCTTCTGCATCCGCATCGGAATATGCCGGCGAAGTTTCCTACAACGTCAACGCTTTCTATCCCTTTTTCAAAAACGCGAAGTTTAGCCTTCTCGCTGGTGGCGGAGGAGATGCATCACTGGGAGGTATTTATAATGTACGAAACTCCAACAACCC
This portion of the Petrimonas sulfuriphila genome encodes:
- a CDS encoding DUF3316 domain-containing protein, whose translation is MKRLPAEITITVTLFLTICSISLSAQESTTKSTNQATLLGVGKSFLTDTYLSPLEYRGLTMSLLHDRISPTKHFNEKLLLQQQFQIQLAFTKNPSASASEYAGEVSYNVNAFYPFFKNAKFSLLAGGGGDASLGGIYNVRNSNNPGSLKASVNLDLSAMASYNWRRLTFRWQVSTPFLGMFFSPAYGQSYYEIFSLGNGKGTVRFASFQNQLALRNYFTVDIPLNNLTIRTGYLGDFYRTDVNDIVTNIVSHQFMVGLAVESLNFGGLKAKNSKLIKSSYY